A window of Pelomonas sp. SE-A7 genomic DNA:
GCCTTCGAGGACAAGGCCCTGTCGGCCAACGAACGTGCTCTGGCCCGCGAGAAATACCTCTACGAGCTGGTGATAGACCAGCTGAACGAAGAGCTGGCCACGCTGACCCGACTGGGCCGTTCGCTGGCCAGCCTGGATGCGCTGGCCGCGCTGGCGGAACGCTCGGCCAGTCTCGGCTGGTGCCGGCCCGAGTTCGTCAACCAGCCCTGCATAGACATCACGGCCGGCCGCCATCCGGTGGTCGAGATGCGGCTGCGCGAGACCGGCGCGGGCGAGTTCATGGCCAACGACTGCCGGCTCGATGCCCGCACTCGCATGCTGGTGATCACCGGCCCCAACATGGGCGGCAAGAGCACCTTCATGCGCCAGGTGGCACTGATCGCCCTGCTGGCCGCCATCGGCAGCCATGTGCCGGCCAAGGCCTGCCGCCTGGGCCCGGTCGATGCGATCCACACCCGGATCGGTGCGGCCGATGACTTGGCCAATGCCCAGTCCACCTTCATGCTGGAGATGACCGAGGCCGCCGCCATCCTGCATGGCGCCACCGATGCCTCGCTGGTGCTGATGGACGAGATCGGCCGCGGCACCTCGACCTTCGATGGCCTGGCCCTGGCCGGCGCCATCGCCAGCCATCTGCACGACAGGTGCAAGGCCTTCACCCTGTTCGCGACCCACTACTTCGAGCTGACCGAGTTCCCGACCAAGCACAGCCAAGCGGCCAATTGCCATGTGGGCGCGGTCGAGAGCGGCGACGACATCGTCTTCCTGCACGAGATACAGCCCGGCCCGGCCAGCCGCAGCTATGGCGTGCAAGTGGCACGCCTGGCCGGCATGCCGTCCAGCCTGGTGCGCCAGGCGCGCGCCACGCTGGAGGCCCTGGAAAGCAAGGCAGGCGAGGCCGAAGCGCAGATCGACCTGTTCGCCGCGCCGCCGCCGGAGAACCCGGTCGCTGTCGCGGCCGAGACCAGCGCGCTCTACGAAGCGGTGCAAGATCTGGACCCTGATTCACTGACGCCGCGCGAGGCCCTGGAGGCGCTGTACCGCCTCAAGAACCTCGCCAAGCAATGAACGCCACGAAGACCCTCGTCTTTACGCATGCCAACGGCTTTCCCGCGGGCTGCTACCGCGTGCTGTTCGAGACCTGGCGTGCGGCCGGCTGGCAGGTCCATGCCCTGCCCATGGTCGGCCATGACCCGGCCTATCCGGTCACCAGCAACTGGCCGCATCTGCGCGACCAGCTGATCCACTTCATCGAGAGGGACGTCAGGCCCGAGGGCCAGGTCATGCTGGCCGGCCATTCGCTGGGCGGTGCACTGAGCCTGCTGGTCGCCTGCAAGCGGCCCGACCTCGCGGCCGGGCTGCTGATGATCGATTCGCCGGTAGTCAGCGGCTGGCGCGCCCACAGCATCCAGGTGATGAAGGCGACCCGGCTGATGCCCAGGGTCTCGCCCGGCAAGGTCTCCAGCCAGCGCCGCCACCGCTGGCCGGACCGTGCGGCGGTGCTGGAGCATTTCCAGTCCAAGCACAAGTTCGCTCGCTGGGACCCGCGGGTGCTGGCCGACTACGTGGCCTCGGGCTTTGTCGAGCGGGAGGACGGCGAGGTGGAGCTGGGCTTCACTCGCGAGGTCGAGACCAAGATCTACGACACCCTGCCTCACAACCTCGACCGCATCCTGGCCCGCCATGCACCGCGCTGCCCGGTGGCCTTCATCGCCGGCACCCAGAGCGAGGAGTTGCGCGCGGCAGGTGCTGCCGCCTCCAAGGCATTGGCCCGCCGGCATTTCGTCTGGATGGAGGGCAGCCATCTGTTCCCGTTCGAGAAGCCGGATGACACGGCGGCCCTCGCTCTGCAATTGATGAGCTCACTGGAGGCCGACGCCCGGGCCGGGCTGCGCTGAACCGGATTCGGGGGCAGAGCGCGTCGCTATAATCGCAATTTCCCACCACAGCGTCCGCACGGCCGGGCGCTGCAAGACAATGACCAAGTACGTCTTCGTCACCGGCGGTGTGGTGTCCTCCCTCGGCAAGGGCATCGCATCGGCCTCTCTGGCTGCCATCCTCGAATCGCGCGGCCTCAAGGTCACCCTCATCAAGCTGGATCCGTACATCAACGTTGATCCAGGCACCATGTCCCCCTTCCAGCACGGCGAAGTCTTCGTCACCGACGACGGTGCCGAGACCGACCTGGACCTGGGCCACTACGAGCGCTTCATCACCACGCGGATGAAGAAGAGCAACAACTTCACCACCGGCCAGATCTACATGTCGGTGCTGGAGAAGGAGCGTCGTGGCGACTACCTGGGCAAGACCGTCCAGGTCATCCCCCACATCACGAACGAGATGCAGGAGTTCATCCGCCGCGGTGCCGGTCATGGCACGCCGGACGCGGTCGACGTGGCCATCGTCGAGATCGGCGGCACGGTCGGCGACATCGAGTCCCTGCCCTTCCTCGAGGCTGCTCGCCAGATGAGCCTGAAGGCCGGCCCGAACAATGTCGCCTTCGTCCACCTGACCTATGTGCCGTGGATTGCCGCAGCCGGCGAGCTGAAGACCAAGCCGACCCAGCACACGGTGCAGAAGCTGCGCGAAATCGGCATTCAGCCCGACGCGCTGCTGTGCCGCGCCGACCGCCGCATTCCGGACGACGAGCGCGAGAAGATCTCGCTGTTCACCAACGTCCCCGAGTACGGCGTGATCTCGATGTGGGACGTGAACACCATCTACAAGGTGCCGCGCGTGCTGCATGAGCAGGGCCTGGACCAGTTGATCTGCACCAAGCTGCAGCTGAACACCAAGTCGGCCGACCTGAGGCGCTGGGACACGCTGGTGCACGAGGTCGAGAACCCGGCCACCCAGGTCACCATCGCCATGTGCGGCAAGTACACCGATCTCTCGGACTCGTACAAGTCGCTGAACGAGGCGCTGCGCCATGCCGGCATCCACAACCATGCCGGCGTCAAGATCGAGTACGTCGATTCCGAACAGCTGAGCAAGGACAACATCGACCAGCTCAAGCAGTACGACGCCATCCTCGTGCCCGGCGGCTTCGGCAAGCGCGGCGTGGAAGGCAAGATCCTGGCGGCGCAGTACGCCCGCGAGCACAAGCTTCCTTACCTGGGTATCTGCCTGGGCATGCAGGTCGCGACCATCGAATACGCCCGCCACATGGCTGGCCTCGAAGGTGCGAACTCCACCGAGTTCGATCCCGAGACCAAGCATCCGGTCATCGCCCTGATCGACGAATGGCAGGACGCCGACGGCAGCATCCAGAAGCGCGACGAGAAAAGCGACCTGGGCGGCACCATGCGGCTGGGCGCGCAAAGCTCGGACGTCAAGGCCGGCACCCTGGCCTATGACATCTACGGCGCTGTCGTGACCGAGCGCCACCGCCACCGCTACGAGGCCAACGAGCATTACCTCGACCGCCTGCAAGAAGCCGGCCTCGTGATCTCGGCCATCACCCAGCGTGAAAAGCTGACCGAGATGGTGGAGCTGCCGCGCACGGTCCATCCCTGGTACGTCGGTGTGCAGTTCCACCCCGAGTTCAAGTCCACGCCCTGGGACGGCCATCCGCTATTCACCGCCTTCATCAAGGCGGCGCTGGACCACAAGAAGGGCTGAGCGCCCATCCGCTGCCTGCGCTGCTCAAATGCTCAGCATCTTGTTCAGCGCTGGTAACGGATCGCTGGCAGGATGCTGCCCGAGCAGATTTTTTGACTCTTGGAGACATTTGAATGAGCGCCATTGTTGACATCGTCGGCCGCGAGATCCTGGACAGCCGCGGCAACCCCACCGTCGAATGCGACGTGCTGCTGGAGTCGGGCGTGATGGGCCGCGCTGCCGTGCCCTCGGGCGCCTCGACCGGCTCGCGTGAAGCCATCGAGCTGCGCGACGGCGACAAGAGCCGCTACCTCGGCAAGGGCGTGCTGAAGGCCGTCGAGCACATCAACACCGAAATCTCGGAAGCCGTGCTGGGCCTCGATGCTGCTGAACAGGCCTTCCTGGACAAGACCCTGATCGACCTGGACGGCACCGAGAACAAGAGCCGCCTGGGCGCCAACGCCATGCTGGCCGTCTCCATGGCCGTGGCCCGCGCTGCGGCCGAGGAATCCGGCCTGCCGCTGTACCGCTACTTCGGCGGCATGGGCTCGATGCAGCTGCCGGTGCCGATGATGAACGTCATCAATGGCGGCGCCCATGCGAACAATTCGCTGGACCTGCAAGAGCTGATGATCATCCCCGTGGGCGCCCCTT
This region includes:
- a CDS encoding alpha/beta hydrolase; translated protein: MNATKTLVFTHANGFPAGCYRVLFETWRAAGWQVHALPMVGHDPAYPVTSNWPHLRDQLIHFIERDVRPEGQVMLAGHSLGGALSLLVACKRPDLAAGLLMIDSPVVSGWRAHSIQVMKATRLMPRVSPGKVSSQRRHRWPDRAAVLEHFQSKHKFARWDPRVLADYVASGFVEREDGEVELGFTREVETKIYDTLPHNLDRILARHAPRCPVAFIAGTQSEELRAAGAAASKALARRHFVWMEGSHLFPFEKPDDTAALALQLMSSLEADARAGLR
- a CDS encoding CTP synthase, whose protein sequence is MTKYVFVTGGVVSSLGKGIASASLAAILESRGLKVTLIKLDPYINVDPGTMSPFQHGEVFVTDDGAETDLDLGHYERFITTRMKKSNNFTTGQIYMSVLEKERRGDYLGKTVQVIPHITNEMQEFIRRGAGHGTPDAVDVAIVEIGGTVGDIESLPFLEAARQMSLKAGPNNVAFVHLTYVPWIAAAGELKTKPTQHTVQKLREIGIQPDALLCRADRRIPDDEREKISLFTNVPEYGVISMWDVNTIYKVPRVLHEQGLDQLICTKLQLNTKSADLRRWDTLVHEVENPATQVTIAMCGKYTDLSDSYKSLNEALRHAGIHNHAGVKIEYVDSEQLSKDNIDQLKQYDAILVPGGFGKRGVEGKILAAQYAREHKLPYLGICLGMQVATIEYARHMAGLEGANSTEFDPETKHPVIALIDEWQDADGSIQKRDEKSDLGGTMRLGAQSSDVKAGTLAYDIYGAVVTERHRHRYEANEHYLDRLQEAGLVISAITQREKLTEMVELPRTVHPWYVGVQFHPEFKSTPWDGHPLFTAFIKAALDHKKG